Proteins encoded together in one Anaerotignum propionicum DSM 1682 window:
- the hpt gene encoding hypoxanthine phosphoribosyltransferase, giving the protein MKERVEVMISADAISKRLEEMAEQIYEDFGGEQVELVCVLKGAVMTLTELSKRLKMPVTMSFMDVSSYGNGTESTGKIKILRDLDEDISGKNVLLIEDIIDSGRTLSHLRDLLLKREPKAFKICTLLDKPDRRVADVPVDYVGFTIPDAFVVGYGLDYAQRYRNLNYVGVLHFDEE; this is encoded by the coding sequence ATGAAAGAAAGAGTAGAGGTAATGATCAGCGCTGATGCAATCAGCAAAAGATTGGAAGAAATGGCAGAGCAGATTTATGAAGATTTTGGTGGAGAACAGGTTGAGCTGGTTTGTGTTTTAAAGGGCGCGGTAATGACCTTAACAGAGCTTTCCAAAAGATTGAAAATGCCCGTTACAATGAGCTTTATGGATGTTTCCAGTTATGGGAATGGCACAGAAAGCACCGGAAAAATCAAAATTTTACGGGATTTGGATGAAGATATTTCAGGAAAGAATGTCCTTTTAATTGAAGATATTATTGACAGCGGAAGAACACTGAGCCATTTGAGAGACCTTTTATTGAAAAGAGAACCAAAAGCCTTCAAAATTTGCACGCTGTTGGATAAACCCGACAGACGTGTTGCAGATGTTCCTGTAGATTATGTTGGTTTTACCATTCCTGACGCTTTTGTGGTAGGTTATGGCTTAGATTATGCACAAAGATACCGTAATTTGAATTATGTAGGCGTATTACACTTTGACGAAGAATAG
- a CDS encoding thioesterase family protein, with the protein MEFNNIVPGITFEREYFVEEADTATVFGNDNVPVFASPRLLSWIEGTSIGAVKPFLPEGWETVGTSFDFKHMAATPVGMKVRVVVEVTEVNGKLLTFQIKAYDEVDKICEGTHGRAIIDLKKFMSRVNSKSKG; encoded by the coding sequence ATGGAGTTTAACAATATTGTACCCGGCATTACCTTTGAGAGAGAATATTTCGTAGAGGAGGCAGATACAGCCACAGTATTCGGTAACGACAACGTTCCTGTTTTTGCCTCCCCCAGGTTATTATCTTGGATTGAAGGCACCTCTATTGGTGCGGTGAAGCCCTTTCTACCCGAAGGTTGGGAAACAGTTGGTACTTCTTTTGACTTTAAACATATGGCAGCAACTCCCGTTGGAATGAAGGTTCGGGTAGTTGTTGAGGTGACAGAGGTAAACGGTAAACTTTTAACCTTCCAGATTAAGGCTTATGATGAAGTGGATAAAATTTGTGAAGGAACCCATGGCCGTGCAATCATTGATTTGAAAAAATTTATGAGCCGTGTAAATAGTAAGTCAAAAGGATAA
- the ftsH gene encoding ATP-dependent zinc metalloprotease FtsH — MIFVLILAVLAFNSEAITAPQKEQKAYNYTNLYNELENDNIKELEITRSKEVGDFGSAEATLSDGSVITINLPSVSTFQKLVDEKIAQGSKIEVTTKDVQKESLLSTILPSLIMMVVMVLFFILLFNKLQGGGGKMASFGKSKAKMSVEGENKITFENVAGCDEEKAELEELVQFLRTPQKFTNLGARIPKGVLLVGPPGTGKTLLAKAVAGEAGVPFFSISGSDFVEMFVGVGASRVRDLFDQAKKHAPSIVFIDEIDAVGRRRGAGLGGGHDEREQTLNQLLVEMDGFGINDSVIIIAATNRADILDPALLRPGRFDRQVYVGRPDVRGREAILRVHSKGKILSPEVDLKVVAQTTAGFTGADLANLLNEAALLTARVNKTEIDMEEIQKALIKIGVGTEKKTRVISDKEKYITAYHESGHAILFEVLSELDPVHSISIIPTGMAGGYTMPLPGEDKMYYTKLFMEQEIISLLGGRAAEFIVIKDITTGASNDIERATAMARNMVTKYGMSDILGPIQFGGEEGNEVFIGRDWGHQRNYSEAVATTIDKEVNRIVTQAYEEAIRILKENIEVLHASSKLLVEKEKVTGEEFRKLFDQEVRNEVLGISNDVTKGFID; from the coding sequence ATGATTTTTGTTCTGATTTTGGCTGTACTGGCCTTCAATAGCGAGGCAATCACCGCTCCCCAGAAGGAGCAAAAGGCGTATAATTATACTAATTTGTATAATGAGCTAGAAAATGACAATATTAAAGAGCTGGAAATTACCAGAAGTAAAGAAGTTGGAGATTTTGGTTCTGCAGAGGCGACGTTGAGTGATGGAAGTGTGATTACCATAAATCTTCCCAGCGTTTCTACATTCCAGAAGCTTGTAGATGAAAAAATAGCCCAGGGCAGTAAGATTGAGGTTACAACGAAGGATGTGCAGAAGGAAAGCTTGCTTTCCACAATACTTCCTTCTCTGATTATGATGGTTGTTATGGTTCTGTTCTTTATCCTGCTGTTTAACAAACTTCAGGGTGGCGGCGGAAAGATGGCATCCTTCGGTAAGAGCAAGGCAAAGATGAGCGTTGAAGGGGAAAATAAAATCACCTTTGAGAACGTAGCGGGCTGTGATGAGGAAAAAGCGGAGCTGGAAGAACTTGTGCAATTTCTTCGTACACCACAGAAGTTTACAAATTTAGGTGCAAGAATTCCTAAGGGTGTGCTTTTGGTAGGCCCTCCGGGAACAGGTAAAACGTTGCTTGCAAAGGCAGTTGCCGGCGAGGCTGGCGTTCCTTTCTTTAGCATTTCCGGTTCCGATTTCGTTGAAATGTTTGTTGGTGTGGGTGCGTCGCGTGTAAGAGATTTGTTTGATCAGGCAAAAAAGCATGCGCCAAGTATTGTTTTTATAGATGAAATTGATGCCGTAGGTCGCCGCAGAGGTGCTGGTCTTGGTGGCGGGCATGACGAAAGGGAGCAAACCTTGAATCAGTTGTTAGTTGAGATGGACGGTTTTGGGATTAATGATAGTGTTATTATTATAGCGGCTACCAACCGTGCAGATATTTTAGACCCTGCTCTTTTACGTCCCGGTCGTTTTGATAGACAGGTTTATGTTGGCAGACCAGATGTTAGGGGTAGAGAGGCAATTTTGCGCGTACATTCCAAGGGCAAAATCTTATCTCCGGAGGTAGATCTGAAGGTGGTTGCTCAGACAACAGCCGGCTTTACCGGGGCTGACTTGGCGAACCTTTTGAACGAGGCTGCTTTATTGACTGCAAGAGTGAATAAAACGGAAATTGATATGGAAGAAATCCAAAAAGCGTTGATAAAAATTGGCGTAGGAACGGAGAAAAAGACGAGAGTTATTTCCGATAAGGAAAAATATATCACTGCTTACCATGAAAGCGGTCATGCAATTTTGTTTGAAGTTTTAAGCGAGTTGGATCCTGTGCATAGCATTTCCATAATTCCCACAGGAATGGCAGGTGGTTATACCATGCCTTTACCTGGCGAGGATAAAATGTATTACACAAAGCTTTTTATGGAGCAAGAAATTATCAGCTTACTGGGTGGTCGTGCTGCCGAGTTCATTGTAATTAAAGATATTACCACAGGTGCCTCTAACGATATTGAACGGGCAACGGCAATGGCAAGGAATATGGTTACCAAGTATGGCATGAGCGATATTTTGGGTCCTATTCAGTTTGGTGGAGAAGAGGGCAATGAAGTATTTATCGGCAGAGACTGGGGACATCAGCGCAATTACAGCGAGGCTGTTGCCACAACCATTGATAAAGAAGTAAACCGTATTGTGACCCAAGCATATGAAGAGGCGATACGTATTTTGAAAGAAAATATTGAAGTTTTGCATGCTTCTTCCAAGCTTCTTGTAGAAAAAGAGAAGGTTACAGGGGAAGAATTCCGCAAATTGTTTGATCAAGAGGTGCGTAACGAGGTTTTAGGCATCTCAAATGATGTAACAAAGGGATTTATTGATTGA